One Elusimicrobiota bacterium genomic window carries:
- a CDS encoding fibronectin type III domain-containing protein, whose amino-acid sequence MKQKANRILILVFLLIPAFGRAATYYISTTGSDTTGAGTNASPWANFTRAYSAMAGGDTLIVKDGTYTNQTVISQYDGERPPSGSDGHYTTVQAETDGGVVVDGQGTSSPISMAGYPQSPMRYITIRGFVFRRQATGASLFSIDHMKFIRNGFEDSCDGNCATFSISGRNPNDWSLLESQYILLEECYAWGSGRYKFLVYHVGHTIFRRTVTRNDRSNGNDVTGSYSFYHSDTIECQNCIDIDGDHIEFLVNSAYYGGSFLIPSTDGPSTNINVTGSIALNVDAQFGTLSKDLNNINYSNSVGWHIREGTWARDSATYAHMTFGDLYGPAIATVDDGSGVGLRFSPGDDPVNATAIRNSVLYNIKGAALNSWSTEDYNVFYANNANRTGGTPTGAHSANANPNLRYITRIESDNTTLKGKASDGGDIGATILKRIGVSGSLWGDPGYNTVTAVDLWPFPYEDVIRRDMRSYSYTGPTAAALYGAPTGPVQTLSGARGFCANGQTLTKYIWEYLGNPNPLPSGPGEPDATPPSAPGTVSVSGITGTGFRLNWTASTDNVGVVGYVVTLSTSANLSSPVPGYANKDIGNVLTATISGLSIGNAYYISVKAYDAEGNSSAESRATVTTITSSSASGILDGVRAYPNPWRSDRHAASSGVTFDRLPAGSQVKLFTLSGRWAATLNETNQQAVWNLTNDNGKQVASGIYIYLVTDPQGNTKRGKLVVIR is encoded by the coding sequence ATGAAACAGAAAGCCAATCGGATATTGATTCTTGTTTTTCTGCTGATTCCAGCCTTTGGCCGCGCCGCCACCTACTACATCTCCACGACTGGAAGCGACACCACCGGCGCCGGTACCAACGCCAGCCCCTGGGCCAACTTCACACGCGCCTATTCCGCCATGGCCGGCGGCGACACGCTGATCGTCAAGGACGGCACCTACACCAACCAGACGGTTATCTCTCAATATGACGGCGAGCGCCCGCCCTCCGGCAGCGACGGACACTATACGACCGTTCAGGCTGAGACCGACGGGGGCGTTGTCGTTGACGGCCAGGGAACCTCGAGCCCGATTTCGATGGCCGGCTACCCGCAGTCTCCCATGCGCTATATCACGATCAGGGGATTTGTATTCCGTCGCCAGGCAACCGGTGCTTCGCTGTTTTCCATCGACCACATGAAGTTCATCCGGAACGGCTTTGAGGATTCCTGCGACGGGAACTGCGCCACCTTCAGCATCAGCGGACGGAACCCCAACGATTGGAGCCTGCTGGAATCGCAGTACATCCTGCTTGAGGAATGCTACGCGTGGGGCTCGGGACGCTACAAATTTCTTGTCTACCATGTCGGCCACACGATCTTCCGGCGAACCGTGACGCGCAATGACCGTTCCAACGGCAATGACGTGACGGGTTCCTATTCGTTTTATCACTCCGACACAATCGAATGTCAGAACTGCATCGATATCGACGGCGACCATATCGAGTTCTTGGTCAACTCGGCTTATTACGGAGGCTCCTTCCTCATTCCCAGCACAGACGGGCCGTCGACAAACATCAACGTCACAGGCTCCATCGCACTGAACGTGGACGCCCAGTTTGGGACGTTGTCAAAGGATCTGAACAACATCAACTATTCGAATTCCGTCGGCTGGCATATTCGGGAGGGCACCTGGGCCCGGGATTCGGCCACCTACGCTCACATGACCTTCGGCGACCTCTACGGACCCGCCATCGCGACCGTCGATGACGGTTCCGGCGTCGGTCTGCGATTCTCTCCGGGTGACGACCCGGTCAATGCGACAGCGATCCGGAACAGCGTCCTCTATAACATCAAAGGAGCCGCCCTGAACAGCTGGAGCACCGAGGATTACAACGTCTTCTATGCCAACAACGCCAACCGGACCGGCGGGACACCGACAGGCGCCCATAGCGCGAATGCCAACCCGAATCTGAGATATATTACCCGGATCGAATCAGACAACACCACCCTGAAAGGAAAAGCCTCCGACGGCGGCGATATCGGCGCCACCATCCTGAAGCGGATCGGCGTATCGGGATCGCTCTGGGGAGACCCCGGCTACAATACCGTGACCGCCGTGGATCTCTGGCCCTTCCCGTATGAGGACGTGATCCGGCGGGACATGCGCAGCTACAGCTATACCGGTCCAACAGCCGCCGCGTTGTACGGAGCACCCACCGGACCCGTCCAGACGCTAAGCGGCGCCCGCGGCTTCTGCGCGAACGGGCAGACACTGACAAAGTACATCTGGGAGTATCTGGGAAACCCGAATCCGTTGCCCAGCGGACCGGGTGAGCCGGATGCCACCCCTCCGAGCGCACCGGGAACGGTGAGCGTCAGCGGAATCACCGGCACCGGCTTTCGCCTCAACTGGACGGCTTCAACGGATAATGTAGGCGTTGTGGGGTACGTGGTCACCCTTTCAACCAGCGCCAACCTGTCGAGCCCGGTTCCCGGCTACGCGAACAAAGATATCGGCAACGTGCTGACCGCCACTATTTCGGGTTTATCCATCGGGAATGCGTATTACATTTCGGTCAAAGCCTACGATGCCGAGGGCAACTCCTCCGCCGAGTCGAGAGCAACGGTGACAACGATTACCAGTTCAAGCGCGTCAGGCATTCTCGATGGGGTTCGGGCCTACCCGAACCCCTGGCGGAGCGACCGGCACGCGGCTTCTTCCGGCGTAACGTTCGACCGTCTGCCGGCCGGAAGCCAGGTCAAACTGTTTACACTCTCCGGAAGATGGGCCGCGACGCTGAACGAAACGAACCAGCAGGCCGTCTGGAACCTGACCAACGATAACGGCAAACAGGTGGCTTCGGGAATTTACATCTATCTGGTGACAGACCCCCAGGGCAATACGAAGCGAGGAAAGCTCGTTGTGATCCGGTAG
- a CDS encoding class I SAM-dependent methyltransferase: MYYQNKLDTLRDLFGTPDIELQANSLRVGSVHYPIHDDVILLSSPHPHEFAEDIQFTFGEEWKTYDRILPEHQQEFLRYFDLIPPGSLTQARVCDLGCGNGRWSFLIKDSCREVVLVDFSDAIFVARRNLKGTDKALFFRGDLKSLPFREGFADFLFCLGVLHHLPTPCLEEVRALRRWAPKNLVFLYYALDNRPFYFRLLLAMVTGLRLLLCRIRNQTLRKIISHLGTVGVYYPLILLGKILRPLGLSRHVPLYDFYHDKSYRRIEQDVYDRFFTRIEQRVSRQDILKLKDTFSKVTVSDQFPYWHFLCEQ, translated from the coding sequence ATGTATTACCAGAATAAACTGGATACGCTCCGGGACCTTTTCGGGACACCGGACATTGAATTGCAGGCCAACTCGCTGCGCGTCGGCTCCGTTCACTATCCGATTCACGATGACGTGATACTACTTTCTTCCCCCCATCCCCACGAATTCGCCGAAGACATCCAATTCACATTCGGGGAAGAATGGAAAACCTACGACCGGATTTTGCCGGAACATCAGCAGGAATTCCTGCGTTACTTCGACCTGATTCCCCCGGGGAGCCTGACTCAGGCACGCGTTTGCGACCTCGGCTGCGGGAACGGGCGCTGGAGTTTTTTGATCAAAGACAGCTGTCGGGAAGTTGTGCTGGTGGATTTCTCGGACGCGATTTTTGTCGCGCGCCGGAACCTGAAAGGCACCGATAAAGCCCTATTCTTCCGAGGCGATTTGAAATCACTGCCCTTCCGGGAAGGATTCGCTGATTTTCTGTTCTGTCTCGGAGTGCTCCATCATTTGCCGACACCTTGTTTAGAGGAAGTCCGCGCCCTGCGCCGCTGGGCTCCGAAGAACCTGGTGTTCCTATATTACGCGCTGGATAACCGGCCCTTTTATTTCCGGCTCCTCCTCGCGATGGTGACCGGCCTGCGTCTACTCCTTTGCCGGATCCGGAACCAAACCCTGCGCAAAATCATTTCCCACCTGGGAACCGTCGGCGTTTACTATCCGCTGATTTTGCTAGGAAAGATACTGCGGCCGCTCGGACTCAGCCGGCATGTCCCGCTGTATGACTTCTACCACGACAAGAGTTATCGGCGGATCGAGCAGGACGTCTATGACCGGTTCTTCACACGGATTGAACAACGGGTTTCAAGGCAGGATATTCTGAAACTGAAAGACACGTTCTCAAAGGTCACCGTCTCGGACCAATTTCCCTACTGGCACTTCCTCTGCGAGCAATAA
- a CDS encoding PorV/PorQ family protein, with translation MKVRFHRLFAAVSVMPLIAVHLSAESGTSGFSFLNIPVGARATAMGQAFTSVPNDVQGLAYNPACLATLAASQVSFQHLTYVEEVTQEAVSYGHAGRQEGFSWGGFANYLRVGSIPRTVSTLLPAGDGFTESGTFSTYDMALGLTGAAPVTEDLVFGSTLKVLRESLVDAASNGAAIDVGAIYQANDERSWNLGLALLNLGTASRFADAAVKLPATVRAGVSGQPFAQWLFSADYVRRQDTKGEFDVGAEITPVRMLSLRVGYRYAITRPDLGTLSDFSGGFGIRLKSCSIDYAFVPLGDLGLTHRVSLNIRFKRLRD, from the coding sequence ATGAAAGTTCGATTTCACCGTTTGTTTGCTGCTGTTTCAGTCATGCCGCTGATCGCGGTTCACTTGTCGGCCGAAAGTGGCACATCCGGTTTCTCCTTCCTGAATATCCCCGTTGGCGCTCGTGCGACCGCCATGGGCCAGGCGTTCACCTCCGTTCCGAATGATGTCCAGGGGCTGGCGTATAATCCGGCCTGTTTGGCGACGCTGGCCGCGTCCCAGGTTTCGTTTCAGCATTTAACTTACGTCGAAGAAGTGACCCAGGAAGCGGTTTCCTATGGTCACGCGGGGCGGCAGGAGGGATTCAGCTGGGGGGGATTTGCCAACTACTTGCGGGTGGGATCCATCCCCAGGACCGTTTCGACGCTGCTTCCGGCCGGGGACGGATTCACGGAGTCCGGAACATTTTCCACTTATGACATGGCGTTAGGGTTGACCGGGGCGGCCCCCGTGACCGAAGACCTGGTGTTCGGATCCACGCTCAAAGTGCTGCGGGAATCCTTGGTTGACGCCGCTTCCAACGGTGCGGCCATCGATGTCGGAGCGATTTATCAGGCGAACGATGAGCGTTCATGGAATCTCGGTTTGGCGTTATTGAATCTAGGTACCGCTTCCCGGTTTGCGGATGCCGCGGTGAAGCTGCCCGCGACGGTGCGGGCCGGGGTCTCCGGCCAGCCGTTTGCCCAATGGCTTTTTTCAGCGGATTATGTCCGGCGGCAGGATACCAAAGGGGAATTTGATGTCGGGGCGGAGATCACCCCGGTCCGGATGCTCTCCCTGCGGGTGGGTTACCGGTATGCGATCACCCGCCCGGATCTGGGCACCTTGTCCGATTTCAGCGGCGGTTTCGGGATCCGCCTGAAATCCTGTTCAATTGATTATGCGTTCGTTCCTCTCGGCGATCTGGGCCTCACCCACAGAGTTAGCTTGAATATCCGTTTTAAACGCCTTCGAGATTAA
- a CDS encoding tetratricopeptide repeat protein: MDRATARLTSRILSFGLPLLYLFTSISFYLHTYDSAQVKITIVQMFGTLVTAFWYMKLICERDVPWRKYAPLAVPLLASLVSGLLSFSHTPYPGPSIDETLRRVFYIHFALIALIEINTLERLRRMILYLLIAVAVAVLYGLVQFLDHKFFPAPTFSGGLDPFVWRQAFGQRVFSTFGNPNFFGNFLVILTPVTLALILKRSMKQPLSILLLVISSLLVSGVLWQLPKLLAFAHLTSWSDAILSLILIGFSFWVAIRFSFLGLLFFLITLCNVVTESKGAWIGYSGGMTAFFVLMVFYFAQFRFEGTRRAIQRAVVVTLLVCVIGVTYMSRQRVDSLRFRICTWVSTWEMGLQHPVWGNGVGSFRVLYPAFRRPHIFHIEGKHNTETDHSENEYWEVFQDEGVIGFGIFIWVITTFSLLGARALRRFTEGQAVRDVSTGKRKMVTDPRAFYMLGILAAFWGMLIHNLMDVSLRFVSSGIFLWLLAGLIGAMVLHDPLPDTDAAREKNESNDDVSAGHPPALITLASAISAVLFGLFTYRLFVQFSDTQGPFPDPLGEQLLWTIAWAAVLATVATVWGALYRISRSLKIVYPFLVLWATLPPLYLFWGYFMADVYHNRGIFYSKQGNWSTAIDNYKKVVELNPNYIMAYYFMGNVYTDRWQPDDLQNALAAYGQAWRIAPNYVQSHHQAGLVFLKKGQDERNRSNTLQSQPGARSEAIQSLEKARNYWEQALVYFHKYHGLDPVFEPNYTRMGWVHMQLAEIDTLENKPEAAQRHYDAAEIAYKESLGAWVCGSPGNNMMHEDWDRTHRHWSAEMFENLGNARFVRGRLSEAAKAYQMSLWRDKTNIRVMKNLASVYQRLGRQQDMTRLWNRMRALAPQDPDVQRVFHGTIAPPRS; this comes from the coding sequence ATGGACCGCGCAACCGCCCGATTAACCAGCCGTATCCTCAGCTTTGGCCTGCCGCTGCTTTATCTGTTCACGTCGATTTCCTTTTATCTTCATACCTACGACTCCGCCCAGGTCAAGATCACCATTGTCCAGATGTTCGGCACGCTCGTGACGGCGTTCTGGTATATGAAGCTGATTTGCGAGCGAGACGTCCCCTGGCGAAAATACGCGCCGTTGGCGGTTCCTCTCCTGGCGTCGCTGGTGTCCGGCCTTTTGTCGTTCAGCCACACGCCGTACCCGGGTCCCAGCATCGATGAGACCTTGCGCCGGGTGTTCTATATCCACTTCGCGCTCATCGCCTTGATTGAAATCAATACGCTGGAGCGCCTGCGCCGGATGATTCTCTATCTGCTGATCGCGGTGGCGGTGGCGGTTCTTTATGGGTTGGTGCAATTTCTGGACCACAAGTTCTTCCCGGCGCCTACTTTTTCCGGCGGCCTCGATCCGTTTGTCTGGCGGCAGGCTTTTGGCCAGCGCGTTTTCTCGACGTTTGGAAATCCGAACTTCTTTGGGAATTTCCTGGTCATTTTAACGCCGGTGACGCTGGCCCTGATTCTCAAGCGCAGCATGAAGCAGCCGCTTTCCATTCTGCTGCTGGTGATTTCAAGTTTGTTGGTGTCGGGTGTGTTGTGGCAGCTTCCCAAACTGCTCGCTTTCGCTCACTTGACGAGCTGGTCGGATGCCATCCTGTCGCTCATCCTGATCGGGTTTTCTTTCTGGGTGGCGATCCGGTTCTCCTTCCTCGGGCTTTTGTTCTTCCTTATTACGCTGTGCAACGTGGTGACCGAATCCAAAGGGGCGTGGATCGGTTATTCGGGCGGTATGACGGCCTTTTTTGTGTTGATGGTGTTCTATTTCGCGCAATTCCGTTTTGAAGGCACCCGAAGGGCGATTCAGCGGGCCGTTGTCGTGACCCTCCTGGTTTGTGTGATCGGAGTCACCTACATGTCCCGCCAGCGGGTGGATTCCCTGCGTTTCAGAATTTGTACCTGGGTCTCGACCTGGGAAATGGGATTGCAGCATCCGGTCTGGGGCAATGGCGTCGGCAGTTTCCGTGTTCTGTATCCGGCGTTCCGGCGCCCTCATATCTTCCATATCGAAGGCAAGCACAACACCGAAACCGACCACTCCGAAAATGAGTATTGGGAGGTGTTTCAGGATGAAGGGGTGATCGGTTTCGGAATATTTATTTGGGTGATCACCACCTTTTCCCTGCTTGGGGCGCGCGCTCTTCGCCGTTTTACCGAGGGGCAGGCGGTCCGGGATGTGTCGACGGGAAAACGGAAGATGGTCACCGATCCGCGGGCCTTTTATATGCTGGGGATTCTGGCGGCTTTCTGGGGGATGCTGATCCATAATTTGATGGACGTCAGCCTGCGGTTTGTGTCTTCCGGGATATTCCTGTGGCTTCTGGCGGGGCTGATCGGCGCGATGGTCCTGCACGATCCGCTTCCGGACACGGATGCGGCGCGGGAAAAGAATGAATCGAACGACGATGTGTCGGCAGGACATCCGCCCGCGCTGATCACACTGGCCAGCGCAATCAGCGCCGTTTTGTTCGGTCTTTTTACCTACCGGCTCTTCGTGCAGTTCAGCGATACGCAGGGGCCTTTCCCTGATCCGCTGGGGGAGCAGCTGCTTTGGACGATCGCCTGGGCCGCTGTTCTGGCGACCGTGGCAACGGTCTGGGGGGCCCTGTATCGGATAAGCCGTTCGTTGAAGATCGTTTATCCGTTTCTGGTTTTGTGGGCCACCCTTCCGCCGTTGTACCTCTTCTGGGGTTATTTTATGGCCGATGTCTACCACAACCGGGGGATTTTCTATTCCAAGCAGGGAAACTGGAGCACCGCGATTGATAATTACAAGAAGGTCGTCGAGCTGAATCCGAACTACATCATGGCTTACTACTTCATGGGCAATGTGTACACCGATCGCTGGCAGCCGGATGATCTGCAGAATGCTCTGGCAGCCTATGGCCAAGCCTGGCGGATCGCTCCGAATTACGTGCAATCGCATCATCAGGCGGGACTGGTCTTCCTGAAAAAAGGGCAGGACGAACGGAACCGCTCCAATACGCTCCAATCGCAGCCCGGGGCGCGGTCGGAAGCCATTCAATCTCTGGAAAAGGCCCGGAACTACTGGGAACAGGCGCTCGTGTATTTTCATAAGTATCACGGATTAGATCCTGTTTTTGAGCCGAATTACACCCGCATGGGCTGGGTTCATATGCAGCTGGCGGAAATCGACACGCTGGAGAATAAACCCGAGGCGGCTCAGCGGCATTACGATGCGGCGGAGATAGCCTACAAAGAATCGCTGGGCGCCTGGGTTTGCGGCTCGCCCGGAAACAACATGATGCACGAGGATTGGGACAGGACCCACCGCCATTGGAGCGCGGAGATGTTTGAAAATCTCGGCAACGCGCGTTTTGTCCGGGGACGTCTTTCAGAGGCGGCGAAGGCCTACCAGATGAGCCTCTGGCGCGACAAAACTAATATCCGTGTCATGAAAAATCTGGCTTCCGTTTATCAGCGGTTGGGACGCCAACAGGATATGACGCGCCTCTGGAACCGGATGCGCGCCCTCGCTCCTCAAGACCCCGATGTTCAACGTGTTTTCCATGGAACCATTGCCCCGCCTCGTTCGTAG
- a CDS encoding tetratricopeptide repeat protein, whose translation MEPLPRLVRSLLYILFGVCPILFFTDLTRNPYYTQIALMNVLIPGIALFGLIGAFRKKELVWAFTVLDRPLLILIGFSLFSWLASFAAHRSFLSAIYSEGSRGAIFLIVNTYLVYAIALRVQDRKLFRNLLWITYLVSVIASVYGMAQYFGVELIWPHNLNPYGSRPVSTFGNPNFMSSYLVLVIPVMIADLLFQTTGAPRVFLLAAVLCDVGALLATMTRSSWLGMLVGLVIVGLGLWPTLDAKRRVSIRKWGLVVALGIGLLVIFWPQGQSSNYRATVLTRLTEVKQMVHGRYASASQRFLIWTAAWGMVQDHPLIGKGWGCFELFYPFYQSQLLLEPAFQGYRTHANNAHNEIMEYWAQIGTIGLGLVLWLWVVFFRFNASLARRLPESWRAMAWGLIGGVAGMLVDNLLNVSVHFAVPALLFWWWVGSLFALDPSTVRTVRWDLSSFWRKAGVILAGVFLVCLIARSFCFWRQEINFFEGFKLSKGGTNLVSAQAALERAYAWHPLEVNNNYELGNVYARLNQKEKALVMYRRALDANAGYDEIYFNQGTMLMQLGRDPEAIANYRICLAINPLSHDAYNALATVYMKNIPRFGAETESLYQQGTRVFPLDKDLWNNLGYLYTQGQRWEPAYQAYFQALQVDPEFDLARRNIAAILKHLPPSTAEPFLRIEADFRDVERLMDGRRWNEALVRVRRLETALPRSYRAHFYAGNIFFSLKRLDEAAVEYEQAVALQPGGEGAWQNLGVTYDRLGQTDKADQVFRKVLQINPANQTVKARLGIQ comes from the coding sequence ATGGAACCATTGCCCCGCCTCGTTCGTAGTCTGCTGTACATCCTCTTCGGTGTTTGTCCGATCCTCTTTTTCACGGACCTGACCCGCAATCCTTATTACACCCAGATCGCCCTGATGAACGTCCTGATCCCGGGGATCGCGCTGTTCGGGTTGATCGGGGCTTTTCGGAAAAAAGAGCTGGTGTGGGCTTTCACCGTTCTGGACCGGCCTCTGCTGATCCTCATTGGCTTCAGTCTCTTTTCGTGGCTGGCTTCGTTTGCGGCGCACCGGTCGTTTCTCTCGGCGATCTATAGCGAGGGAAGCCGCGGGGCGATCTTTCTCATCGTCAACACGTATCTCGTCTACGCGATCGCACTGCGCGTCCAGGACCGGAAGCTTTTCCGGAACCTGCTCTGGATCACATACCTCGTCAGCGTCATCGCCTCGGTTTATGGAATGGCCCAGTATTTCGGAGTCGAGCTGATCTGGCCGCATAACCTGAATCCGTACGGAAGCCGGCCGGTCTCCACGTTCGGGAATCCGAACTTCATGTCCTCCTATCTGGTGCTGGTAATCCCGGTGATGATCGCTGATCTCCTTTTCCAAACCACCGGAGCGCCCCGCGTTTTTCTGCTGGCAGCGGTCTTATGCGATGTGGGCGCCTTGCTGGCCACGATGACCCGCTCGTCCTGGCTGGGGATGCTGGTGGGACTGGTCATCGTGGGCTTGGGTTTGTGGCCGACGCTGGACGCCAAGCGGCGCGTTTCGATTCGTAAGTGGGGACTGGTGGTGGCACTGGGCATCGGGCTTCTGGTTATTTTCTGGCCCCAGGGCCAGAGCTCGAACTACAGAGCCACCGTTCTCACGCGTTTGACCGAGGTCAAGCAGATGGTGCACGGACGCTATGCGTCGGCGTCCCAGCGGTTCCTCATCTGGACCGCGGCCTGGGGAATGGTCCAGGATCATCCGCTCATCGGGAAAGGATGGGGATGCTTCGAGCTTTTTTATCCTTTTTATCAAAGTCAGTTGCTTTTGGAACCGGCTTTCCAAGGGTATCGCACGCATGCCAATAACGCGCACAACGAGATCATGGAGTACTGGGCTCAGATCGGAACGATCGGGCTCGGGCTGGTCTTGTGGCTCTGGGTCGTCTTTTTCCGGTTCAACGCGTCGCTGGCCCGCCGGTTGCCCGAATCCTGGCGCGCGATGGCGTGGGGGCTGATCGGCGGCGTGGCCGGGATGCTCGTCGATAATCTGCTCAATGTTTCCGTGCATTTTGCGGTTCCCGCGCTGCTGTTCTGGTGGTGGGTCGGCAGCCTGTTTGCCCTGGATCCGTCAACGGTCCGGACGGTGCGCTGGGATCTGAGCTCGTTCTGGCGAAAAGCAGGCGTGATTTTGGCTGGCGTCTTTCTGGTTTGTCTCATCGCGCGCAGCTTCTGTTTCTGGCGGCAAGAGATCAATTTCTTTGAAGGATTTAAGCTGTCCAAAGGCGGCACGAATCTGGTCTCCGCGCAAGCCGCGCTCGAGCGCGCCTACGCCTGGCATCCGCTGGAGGTCAACAACAACTACGAACTGGGCAATGTCTACGCCCGCCTGAATCAAAAAGAGAAAGCGCTGGTAATGTACCGGCGGGCGCTCGACGCCAACGCCGGCTACGACGAAATCTATTTCAATCAGGGGACGATGCTGATGCAGCTCGGCCGCGATCCGGAAGCGATCGCCAATTACCGGATTTGCCTGGCCATTAACCCGTTGTCGCACGACGCGTACAACGCGCTGGCGACTGTATACATGAAAAACATTCCGCGGTTCGGGGCGGAGACGGAGTCGCTTTACCAGCAGGGGACCCGGGTTTTTCCGCTGGACAAGGATCTCTGGAACAACCTGGGGTATCTCTACACGCAGGGGCAGCGGTGGGAACCCGCTTATCAGGCCTACTTTCAGGCGCTCCAGGTGGATCCGGAGTTTGATCTGGCCCGGCGCAATATCGCCGCCATTTTGAAGCACCTGCCTCCGTCGACGGCAGAACCGTTTCTCCGGATCGAGGCGGATTTCCGCGACGTGGAGCGTTTGATGGACGGCCGGCGCTGGAACGAGGCGTTGGTCAGAGTTCGACGTCTTGAAACCGCTCTTCCGCGTTCCTACCGGGCGCATTTTTATGCCGGCAATATTTTCTTTTCGCTTAAACGCCTGGACGAAGCCGCGGTCGAGTACGAACAGGCGGTGGCCCTGCAGCCCGGCGGCGAAGGCGCCTGGCAAAATCTGGGCGTGACTTACGATCGTCTCGGGCAGACCGACAAAGCGGATCAGGTTTTCCGAAAAGTCCTTCAGATCAACCCGGCCAACCAGACGGTCAAAGCCCGCCTCGGTATTCAGTAA
- a CDS encoding YebC/PmpR family DNA-binding transcriptional regulator: MSGHSRWAGIKHKKGIADVKRGKLFTKIIREITIAARMSGGAPESNPRLRKAMEDAKVANMPNDNVKKAILRGTGDMDGVNYEELMYEGYGPSGVAVMVEITTDNKNRTAGEIRRIFSQSGGNLGETGSVGWVFSMKGILAVEKSKASEDQLMSLVLDAGAEDLTTDDPDVFEVTTQPADFEKVKKALEDNKIPTVTAEVTLLPKTYVKLTGTAAGQMMTLMNSLEDHDDVKNVYANFDIPKEIIEAAAK, translated from the coding sequence ATGTCAGGTCATTCACGATGGGCAGGGATTAAACATAAAAAAGGTATCGCCGACGTCAAACGCGGCAAACTCTTCACCAAGATCATCCGGGAAATCACGATTGCGGCGCGAATGAGCGGTGGCGCTCCCGAAAGTAATCCGCGTTTACGGAAGGCCATGGAAGATGCCAAAGTCGCGAACATGCCGAATGATAACGTTAAAAAGGCGATTTTGCGCGGTACCGGCGATATGGACGGTGTCAATTACGAAGAACTGATGTATGAAGGCTACGGTCCCAGCGGCGTGGCGGTGATGGTAGAAATCACCACCGATAATAAGAACCGTACCGCTGGTGAAATCCGCCGTATTTTTTCCCAGAGCGGAGGGAATTTAGGAGAGACCGGGTCGGTGGGGTGGGTGTTTTCGATGAAGGGTATTCTGGCCGTCGAAAAATCAAAGGCCAGTGAGGATCAGTTGATGAGCCTGGTGCTGGATGCGGGCGCGGAAGATCTAACCACCGATGATCCGGACGTTTTTGAAGTTACGACTCAGCCGGCCGACTTCGAGAAAGTCAAGAAAGCGCTCGAAGACAATAAAATTCCAACCGTAACCGCGGAAGTGACCTTGCTTCCAAAGACTTACGTGAAACTCACGGGCACCGCCGCTGGCCAGATGATGACCCTGATGAATTCGCTGGAAGATCACGACGATGTCAAAAACGTTTACGCCAACTTCGATATTCCAAAGGAGATTATTGAAGCTGCCGCCAAGTAA
- the ruvC gene encoding crossover junction endodeoxyribonuclease RuvC encodes MKLPPSNKTVVLGIDPGLATTGWGVVEKGPSLVVRAYGAILTPASTPLPDRLTQLRRDLIQIIHNFQPALMAIEELYFAKFAVSIASTAQARGVILVTAAEMGLPIVTYNPRAVKIALTGFGSASKIQMQSMLQRHFRLQELPKPDDAADALAIALCHLQTNHHLKIPVSRKSRADFEAELAARAGVSLLPVGGNTTRHSRRSLAGNPSCRTTMMDPPPMAAEDDDKRMGNL; translated from the coding sequence TTGAAGCTGCCGCCAAGTAACAAGACCGTTGTTCTCGGCATCGATCCCGGACTGGCCACCACCGGATGGGGCGTCGTCGAAAAGGGCCCCTCGCTGGTTGTTCGGGCGTATGGCGCCATCCTGACTCCAGCCTCCACTCCCCTGCCGGACCGCCTGACGCAACTCCGCCGTGATCTTATTCAAATCATTCATAACTTCCAGCCCGCGCTCATGGCGATTGAAGAGTTGTATTTTGCGAAGTTTGCGGTCAGTATCGCGTCGACGGCGCAGGCGCGCGGGGTCATTCTCGTGACCGCCGCTGAGATGGGATTGCCGATTGTGACGTATAATCCGCGCGCGGTCAAAATCGCTTTAACCGGTTTCGGTTCCGCGAGTAAGATTCAGATGCAATCCATGCTGCAGCGCCATTTCCGCCTTCAGGAACTTCCGAAACCCGATGACGCCGCCGATGCCCTGGCGATCGCGCTGTGCCACTTGCAAACAAATCATCATCTCAAAATACCGGTTTCACGAAAGTCGCGGGCTGATTTTGAAGCGGAACTCGCGGCCCGCGCCGGTGTTTCTTTGCTGCCGGTCGGAGGCAACACAACTCGTCATTCCCGGCGGTCGCTGGCCGGGAATCCATCATGCCGTACGACGATGATGGATCCTCCGCCAATGGCCGCGGAGGATGACGATAAGAGGATGGGGAATCTCTGA